A stretch of the Medicago truncatula cultivar Jemalong A17 chromosome 5, MtrunA17r5.0-ANR, whole genome shotgun sequence genome encodes the following:
- the LOC11408630 gene encoding LOW QUALITY PROTEIN: cysteine-rich receptor-like protein kinase 2 (The sequence of the model RefSeq protein was modified relative to this genomic sequence to represent the inferred CDS: deleted 1 base in 1 codon) translates to MKKPVPLIFSQCLKLLLIKFVLLSETIIAEPRAKTVMITCGHQVEHNTSIFVPNFVATMEKISEQMRSTGFGTAVTGTGPDDNYGLAQCYGYLSLLDCVLCYAEARTVLPQCFPYNSGRIYLDGCFMRSVNYSFFSEYTGKEDRTVCGNTTKKSSGFQAAAKEAVLRAVRDAPKNKGYARGKVVVSGTSNESAYVLADCWRSLDSKSCKACLEHASSSILRCLPSSEGRALNTGCFMRYSNTDFLNKEVENGSSGGNVVVIVVAVVSSVIVVVVAVTFGAYIWKQRYIQKKRRGSNDAEKLAKSLEQKSLNFKYNTLEKATGSFNDNRKIGHGGFGTVYKGVLPDGREIAIKRLFFNNRHRAADFSNEVDIISGVEHKNLVRLLGCSCSGPESLLVYEFMPNRSLDRFIFDKNKGRELNWEKRYEIIIGTAEGLVYLHENSKIRIIHRDIKASNILLDSKLRAKIADFGLARSFQEDKSHISTAIAGTLGYMAPEYLAHGQLTEKADVYSFGVLLLEIVTGRQNNRSKASEYSDSLVIVTWKHFQSRTAEQLFDPNIELHNDSNSDVKNESLRVVHIGLPCIQEVASLRPTMSKALQMLTKNEEHLVAPSNPPFLDESTMELHDTSGDPFYLHKTADSVATMSNSSFYGNAEKINHCTH, encoded by the exons ATGAAGAAACCAGTCCCTCTCATATTTTCTCAATGCCTCAAACTACTTCTAATCAAGTTTGTACTACTATCAGAAACTATAATAGCAGAACCAAGAGCAAAGACAGTTATGATAACATGTGGCCATCAAGTAGAGCATAACACAAGCATCTTTGTTCCGAATTTTGTTGCAACTATGGAGAAGATTAGCGAGCAGATGCGCAGTACCGGCTTCGGCACAGCAGTTACAGGGACAGGACCTGATGATAACTATGGCCTAGCACAATGCTATGGATATCTTTCATTACTTGACTGTGTGTTGTGTTATGCTGAGGCGCGCACGGTTCTTCCTCAGTGCTTCCCTTATAACTCCGGTCGCATTTACCTTGATGGTTGCTTCATGAGGTCTGTGAACTATAGTTTTTTTAGTGAGTATACAGGAAAAGAAGATAGAACTGTGTGTGGGAACACAACTAAGAAGAGCTCGGGTTTTCAAGCAGCAGCGAAGGAGGCAGTGTTA AGAGCGGTTCGAGATGCACCGAAAAATAAAGGCTATGCCAGAGGGAAAGTAGTTGTATCAGGAACATCGAATGAATCTGCTTATGTTCTGGCTGATTGTTGGAGAAGTTTGGATTCTAAGTCTTGCAAAGCATGTCTCGAGCATGCGTCATCTTCTATTTTGAGATGTCTGCCCTCGTCAGAAGGACGGGCGCTCAACACCGGATGCTTCATGAGGTACTCCAACACTGACTTTCTTAACAAGGAAGTTGAAAATGGGAGTTCAGGAG GTAATGTAGTAGTGATAGTCGTTGCAGTAGTTAGTTCGGTGATCGTTGTGGTGGTTGCCGTAACTTTTGGAGCTTATATCTGGAAACAGAGATacattcaaaagaaaagaagag GATCAAATGATGCAGAAAAGTTAGCAAAGAGTCTAGAGCAAAAAAGCTTGAACTTCAAGTACAATACATTGGAAAAAGCTACTGGATCTTTTAATGACAATAGAAAAATAGGGCATGGAGGATTCGGAACGGTTTATAAA GGAGTTCTACCAGATGGAAGAGAGATTGCTATCAAGAGGTTATTTTTCAACAACAGACATAGAGCAGCAGATTTCTCTAACGAAGTCGACATAATTAGCGGTGTCGAACACAAGAATCTAGTTAGACTATTAGGATGCAGTTGTTCAGGACCCGAAAGCCTTCTTGTATATGAATTTATGCCTAACAGAAGTCTTGATCGCTTCATTTTTG ATAAAAACAAGGGCAGAGAACTAAACTGGGAAAAAAgatatgaaattattattggGACAGCTGAAGGATTAGTTTACCTGCATGAGAACTCCAAAATCAGAATAATTCATAGAGATATAAAAGCCAGCAACATCCTATTGGATTCAAAGCTTCGAGCTAAAATTGCAGATTTTGGTTTGGCCAGGTCCTTTCAAGAAGACAAGAGCCACATAAGCACAGCTATTGCAGGAACTTT GGGTTATATGGCTCCAGAGTATCTAGCTCATGGTCAGTTAACAGAAAAGGCAGACGTATATAGTTTCGGAGTATTACTGCTAGAGATAGTTACTGGAAGACAGAACAACAGGAGCAAAGCATCAGAATATTCAGACAGTTTAGTTATAGTG ACATGGAAGCATTTTCAGTCGAGGACTGCTGAACAGTTGTTCGATCCAAATATAGAGTTGCACAACGACAGTAATAGTGATGTTAAGAATGAGAGTTTGAGAGTGGTTCACATAGGACTTCCATGCATCCAAGAGGTCGCTTCATTGCGACCAACTATGTCAAAGGCGTTACAGATGCTAACCAAGAATGAGGAGCATCTTGTTGCTCCCTCTAATCCACCTTTCTTAGATGAGAGTACCATGGAACTCCATGACACAAGTGGCGACCCATTTTACCTCCACAAAACAGCTGATTCAGTTGCTACTATGTCAAATAGCTCTTTCTATGGAAACGCAGAGAAAATAAATCACTGCACACATTAA
- the LOC11409460 gene encoding 2-phytyl-1,4-beta-naphthoquinone methyltransferase, chloroplastic has protein sequence MYFNLTRESCECCVAEMFPAVAPYPSYRPTSIRCSNDRQALFNRIAPVYDNLNDLLSLGQHRIWKRMAVSWTEAKKGDRVLDVCCGSGDLSFLLSNKVASNGKVIGLDFSKEQLMVASSRSFSTNCFNNIEWVEGDALDLPFSDAWFDAITMGYGLRNVVDKRKAMQEILRVLKPGSTASILDFNKSNELLTSSFTEWMIDNIVVPVASVYGLSDDYKYLKSSIREFLTGKELEKLALEVGFSTARHYEIGGGLMGCLVAKH, from the exons ATGTACTTTAATTTGACACGTGAGAGTTGTGAATGTTGTGTTGCAGAGATGTTCCCGGCGGTTGCTCCTTATCCTTCATACCGACCGACTTCCATTCGCTGCTCTAACGACCGACAGGCGCTTTTCAACCGCATTGCTCCTGTCTATGATAAC CTGAATGATTTGCTGAGCTTGGGTCAGCACCGGATTTGGAAGCGAATGGCTGTTTCTTGGACTGA AGCAAAAAAGGGTGATCGTGTGTTGGATGTCTGCTGTGGAAGTGGTGATTTATCCTTTCTCTTGTCTAACAAAGTTGCCTCCAATGGCAAG GTGATTGGTCTTGATTTCTCAAAGGAGCAACTAATGGTTGCCTCATCACGATCGTTTTCAACGAATTGCTTCAATAATATTGA GTGGGTTGAAGGTGATGCTCTTGACTTGCCGTTTTCTGATGCTTGGTTTGATGCAATCACTATGGGCTATGGTCTTCGAAATGTTGTTGATAAGCGTAAAGCCATGCAGGAAATTTTACGTGTGCTGAAGCCCG GTTCTACAGCATCCATCCTTGACTTTAATAAAAGCAATGAGCTACTAACTTCTTCATTTACG GAGTGGATGATTGACAATATTGTTGTCCCTGTAGCCTCTGTATATGGCCTTTCAGATGACTACAAATATCTCAAAAGTTCAATAAGAGAATTTTTAACAG GGAAGGAATTGGAGAAACTTGCTTTAGAAGTAGGATTTTCTACTGCTCGACATTATGAGATCGGTGGAGGCCTCATGGGGTGCTTGGTAGCTAAACATTAG